AGAAGAGGTGACGGTTTTTTCCCTCTTCCTAATCTGAAATTTGTGTGGGTGGTAGTGGGTTGTCTTTTCCcttggtggtggtggctagcTTAggcttacatttttttaaagtatatttttttttacatccaaGAGCAAACACAAGAAATAATTTTTCGGTGTAATTTCCATAACACAATCAAATAGCAATAAATGTTTTCctttatggaaaatattttatacttggaaaacattttacatgtTGCCAAACACAGCCTCAGTGTAAAAAACGaaaagtccaatataaataaacctaggtaatatatatatatttaaaaccaaAGCTTATagaaaatttgattataatcaaaattagattttgcctttgttagttttgaattaatgaatatattttttatattgtttctaTTTAGATATTTTCTATGTGAAGATCTTGAATGTAACAAACTATAATTGAGCTAAACGATTCTATACACCTATCTCCATTCAATTTAAGATATATTATTGAaccaatttattcttttattttatgttatatttaGTATAATTTCACGGACACAAATAgtaaattgatattgtatatgtagtgtCCAATAATGATTTTCAAAACTATATGTATAACAAcaatgtaatgagaaacttggCTTAACTAATGTTCTAGTTGAACTAATGTTCTATGTATTTAATAACTCAAACTATCATTAATAGTACCATTACAATTCATCATTCCCGTGTACTCGATTACATACTAGTTAATATTAACGGtggaacacaaaaatttaaaaatttcctGTCGAATTTGTTGTCAACATCTAGGTGTATGATTAGAGTTGCACCGATCCtttataaaaacaacaaagtccTCCAAAACGAACAGCGAttcttcctatcaaaaaaacaaaacaaaaaaacaaccaTTCTAGTTGCAATAATACGGGCTTCCTGCCAAGACGACATATTGACATTGTACATGAGCCAAACGTCTTTGGTAGaggcaaaagaaaaatagaaaaaggtaacaaaaatttgatttaaagggaaaagaataattataataaagcTGTAAACATATTGACATTGTACATGACTCACTATAGCTATGGcttgataattaatttgattttggttttaaaaattggcCTTACTCTATGCGTAGTACACATCAAAATGTAGTTACAAGACCTATACCTAGCTCCTCTGCAAGCTCATCCCATACAGGAAGAAGTGTCAAACCAACAAGGAAAATACACACTGAAACAAGTATTTTCCTCCATGTTCCAACCTCTGTCACATCATTCAAGCATGGCTTCTCTGGAGTTCTCTGAAAATATATCAACAGTAAATTACACTTGAGGGGGGATTAAGAATTTGAAAAACATACTTAAAACATATACCtgacatatttttcttttatttttcaaataccTGACATATTAAAACATATAGTCCCCAAGGAAGTGACAAAGGTCCACCAAGCTGAAATATTGAGAAAAACAGGATGTCAAtatgaaataagaaaattacTATGTAATCCCAGAGTACGATAACGCAGTACTCccttctctcacattcatgtTAGACtctactatgaatttaattaatgagatccaccatgaatgtgagataAGAGCACCACATCTCCATCTTCTAGGAGAACCTAGTAATTACTATATgaaataaatagatattttaAAGTATCTATTTAATCATGAAAACATTAATGGAAATGAAGATAATTCGTAATCGTGCAAGAGTCCCATGGAACAGGTAATGATGCATGAACTATGACATGGTGTAAGCACATTAAAATAAAGTAGTAGTGGATTAATAATGagagtaaattaaaaaaaaaaaaaaaaacataattccACCGTTGTAATGAGGGATGGGGTATTTGAACCTAAGagctagttgagctacaaggctcttggtgATAATGACAACAGAGTTGCCAAGCAAAGATGAGCCTTACCACTCCCAATCCAAGCAATGTGTAAGTTGTCAAACCAAATCCAATTAGTGCATTCTTTCCAAAAGCCCCCtgtaaaaaaacacaaaatcaaattatCACTATGTGCTAATTTCggatgaaaataataataattatcaaccaaatcaCTCAAGCAAGGGAAAATAACACCAATCCTTCTACATGAAAATTTGAGAACAGAAAAACTTTTATCTTCTTCAACAAATGAAGCACAATAAATTCCAACTCCCACCCCCCAAAATAAAAGGATTAGGTACTTGTTTATAAATGGGATAGAGGTGGGAATATCAGACAGCTTCTCAgttgtaatatatatagttattaGAAGCAAGTACAGGAGCCAGAGGTAACTTCTTTTGCACCATTTAAGTTGAAGATAATTAGTTCAAAAACTCCATAGACACATGTATGTATAGATTGAGGCAAGATTCCATCGACGGGTAAATGTTGATTTGggaatttaagaataaatttggCAAAACTAGCAGGATCTATTCACAACATCGTAGCAATGACCTTTAGGTCAATTGGCACCTCTAGATGTTTTCAATGGAGACGTCCAAGCTTCAAAATCCCCCTCCCCCACTTATGAtgtatcaggaaaaaaaaatcatcaaagtcCAACACATCTTTGGCAATAGAAACAACCACTGAGGTGAGCCCCTCTGCTCATGTAAGTACATTCTAGGTAAAAATCAATCTCGCTTATAGAGaaaaaattagggaaaaaaaagacaCGTACACAAACATACAAAGAGACCTGCCAGGGAGAGGGTGGGGGTGAATTAATTTCATAGATACAAGGGACAGTAGACTAAAATAAGCCAGTGTCAAAagaaccttaataaaaaaaaatttcttatccTTCTCCTCTCAATATTTAGAATAGTTTTAGTCAACCCACAAGTAAGTTGAGGtgtgaaatttttgtaagaACATACACAGTTACCAAAGGTATGTCCTTGGatcaataatataaaatactaGGACTCCATCGACATAGAAAACATCATTATGATAGAAACCATAACCAATGGATCTCACCTAATTAATTGGTAGTGTCCAAGTCCAAAGCAAAACAGGGGGGCACTTTCCACCTGGACCAACCAATTAGTAAGTCCAGTCTACGTGTAAGCTATGTCTTTAATGTATGCTATTcctattagttatttttatgtCTTTTAATAGGTCTTGTGAGTAATGTGTGTGAACTTCAATGAGCTTTAATAGTTAAGACTAACGGGTGCTGATGGCTAGCATAAGCCACCTCTTTTGAGTTTCTTTAGAGAGCCATTCGTATCCACAAAATGAGAATTCATATCTGAAGAGTTATAGGGTCTCTTGAGCCTAAGAAtttatcttatttattatttcccGCTTCAATCTTGCCTTTTTTTAGCCATAAATAATTGGGAACTAACAAAAACTAGCAGCTGATCCAAATGAAGGGAAACCCTGCAAAGCATACAAAGGATATCTCTATGGCAGTGCAGTTCTCAAAGGACTTTATCAAATTAACTTATCTATTTGATCAGATAAATGTAAGATTTGACAGAAGGAAGCTTCAAAAATGCAAATCCCTAAGCATactgttaaattaccgattgtcccaaaagcctAAGTTATTgagatatgataaatttaatcatttaaccacacaattctaacactccccctcatgTTTGGGCCCAAACTCCTCTCTTAATAGGTGAGGCCCAATACGTTGGATTTTATATAGGAGGTAAAGTGGAAGAGACAATGATCAAACTTAGAACCTcttgctctaataccatgtcaAATTACCAATTGtttcaaaagcttaagctattgagatatgataaatttaatcatttaaactCACAATTCTAACACATACAATAAATTTTCATGACCACATTTagcaaatattttttcattctcaTATCTTAAAAGCAATTGTTTCCCATAATATGTTTACAGCTGTCTGccaatatatataatgtatggATGAAACCGTATTTTCTTGCACcgattaaaaataaacaaataatatattCCGTTGTGAACTCATCACGATACATCGAGAAAATTCTCCCAATCACCACTGCACAAATGTGCAACATATGATCCTACATGTGTGCAAGCTCTATACTGACTTAGAATAATAGCAAGCTTAAAAAAATGTAGATTTCCCAATTAATGAATTAACGCAGAAGAAAGTAAGTAGAAGGCTACCTGCACAGCTCTTCCACCATCAAGGCACCCCACCGGAAGCATATTAAAAGCTGATGTTGTTAAACCACACCTACAACAGTTACTTGCATGGTAAACTATCATATGTTATGATAAACAGAATAAGATATTCCAAGAATGGTATGTTACCATCCTGCAATCACAAGAGGATGAATCGAAACTGTTGCAGCATGCATTGCTCTGCACATTGATAATATCAAATGTCACTGAAAAGCTTCATGACAAAGATGAGATACAAGGGAAATGAAATGATTGAATTACCACATCATAACGAGTGAAACATTACTTGATATTTATTAGATCATTCCAAAGGAGCATCATAACCATTGGAAAagcttaattttttcttatcttgcatatcaacaatattttcagttcAATAAGGCAATGGAAGCAGAGGACATACGCATAACCAAGTGTAGCTCTAGTGATGAGTCCAAGAAGCAAAGAACCTTGAAACAACATGCTTGGAACCTGCACTAAATCTCCTGCAGCACCCGGATTTGATGAGAGCAATAGTCCAACAGCAAACATTGAAAAAGACAGGGCAGCACCAGCAACTGGACCAGCAATTGATATGTCAACCTCTGTACTCCGATCAGGAAGAATGGATTTGAACTGCACAAAATAATAGTTGATAAGCAGAAAATATCCACATAAATATAGTGTAGATAGTACTTGTAGAAAGTTCCACCCATTGTCTTAATGAACATTTCTCATTAGGGTTGAGGCCATTAGGCCCAAAGGTGATTGAAACTACCAATATATAGCACAGTAATTGGCAAAGAAGACGTAATATATAAACTAAAGATCcccaaacagaaaaaaaaaaaaaaaaaaaaaaatcctggtCCATTAAAGCATAATGCAAAACTTGAAATAGAAAATAACTTTGACAAAGAAAACCAGGATCCaattaaaagaaacaacaaatgATTTTCCAGTATCACAACGTCATATCTAGTATATCAAACCATATATCAGGTCAACAAGcagaaaaatcaaataattcaatTGCCCACATAAGGATTCATACATCATAAAGTATGACCAGTCCAGATATTTCTGAAATATTACCCGCCTTCATTAATAGCTGAGAAGTATGTAATGTTTATCTCTAAAACAATGATGTTGTCCTATCAAAGACTTGGCTAGTTAATGAAGTCTCCAAAATTCTCATATAAGGAACAAAGCTATAACTGCTAGATTATACATGGATTTTCATATTATTTCTACAAGGGAATATTAATTTGTTTACTCAAGATAAGGGTCCTCAAGTAGCATTGCATTAATCAAATTGAAGCTCAATATGGGAAATGATGACCTTTACCATCCAAAAATGAATTAGAACAGTCCATTTTACTAATTTCACATGGAAAAAGATTGACtttacttttggaagaattaaGTCCAATTTCTCATGtattttttctcataaattttAGATTGAGTTGTGAGCAGAGAGAGTGAAGAAGGCAGAGCATAGAAGAGACTACTTGCAGAAAAGGTTAAAATTGGATTTGAATTAAAGCACCTAGTTGCAACGATGATTTTTTTGGGACACTGTTATAGAGGGATGAGTGATGCAGAACACAGTAgaaaataggaaataaaaaggaaacaaGTACTAACAAAACATATCCTATGCTTCACCATCTAGAATCTGCTTGCAAACTCTAGGCATCCCCACCTAGGGGTGTTTGGCATCACCACCAAACAAAGAGAACAAAGGAGGAGACATTCTCAACTCATAATAATattcatattcaaattcaaCTGTCTTTCATGATTGCATGAGTGTCAGTTAAAATAGGTTTAAGGTGTTATATTAATATGGAAAACATCTAATCAAATCCTTAAAAACCGTCAACAttaataatcaaattcaaaaacaaaattaattgcaaattaaaacataaaatcttgGTTCCCTCCATCATACTCCTCTAGTTGGAGAAAACTTGACCTCGAGTTTTAAAGTGGAAAAGGATCAGAGCTCTAGTATGCAGTACTTGTCTCAATGTAGGAATCACCTTTGGGAGCACGGAGAATAATGAAGCTTTACATTCCATCACATCAgtaaattctttaaaaataacaaaatcaatgtgTGCAATCAATATAATTTTATCTTGATTCATTAGAAGCACCATGGTATCCACTCTCTACTTTCACAAATTGTCTTTATACACAATAGAAGGCTTATCAAAAGTAGATTCATCAACTTCTACAATCGCATCATGTGCACCCTCTAATGTTACACTTCCTTGTGGAACCTTCTCTTCATCAAGGATAATGGAATCTCCTTTTCAACAATGGGCAATGTATCTGACACTTCAATAGGTTGAATTAAGTCTGCTGCACATGGTTCAGATATTTCACCTTGTTGTTTAGGCTCCTCAGTAGGTACTTCTTGTTGCACAGGTGAAGCAACCTCTGTCGACACTAAGCGCTTGCAGTGAGCATCTAAAGTATCAAACCCAATTTCAGGTTTATTGAGCATTGCAAAGTAATCTTGAACTAATTTCATGAGATTCTCAAGTTTGTGTTCTACTTCAATGGAAGATAGCACTGGAGTGAACTTAGGACTAGAATTTGAACCCAAGTTCACCTTGGGCTTAGGACcagatttgaacaaaaattCACCTTGGGCTTGGGACTAGAATTTGAGCAAAAAGTCACATTAGGCTTAGGACTAGAAATTGTTCGAACATTCATCTAATCTTCAAATTGAGATACATGGCCAGGTGCAGTCTATACCATTGATTGAGATTGTTATCTCGTATTTGTCTCTTTTGTTGATAAGGTGGGGAAcatatttctctttatttctcATAGGATGGAGGAAAcatatctctctctcctctgttCATAGGATGGGGGAATCTATCTCTCAATGAGTATTTCCTTCATTTCTTCCCAATTAGTTATGGGAGACTTACCCTTTCTAATGCGAAGGTCTTCAACATCTTGCCAATAGTCTCTAGCTCTACTTATCAATTTCATCTTGGCAAACCTAGCCCTTGTCACATATGACAAACCTATTTGTTCAAAAACTCATCTATCTCATATAACCACTCAGTGAAAATCCATGGCTCTTGACGACCATCAAAACTAGGTGCTTCTAATATAGCCATGATTAATGATAAGTCTCAACAAAGAATGATAAAAAGAACCAGTACTGATGACATGGTGGTTGTTATCCAACGTGCGAGTCCGGGCTGGACTGGCGGGATTAGATGTTTGCTGGATGCAGGTtataaacaacaataaaagcATGTGGACTACCAAACAAAACGAGCCCAAGTAGTGTTGCTGGTTTCgttcctttttaaattttttaaaaaatgactagAAAGCCAAATACAGGTCACGGTGTGAAATCCACAACACACAAGAAAGCTTCAATCCCAGTAAATCAATAGCAGATGTGTGATGGTGGTGCTGGGCAAGATGAACAGCTCTAGCAGTTGGCGAAACAACAGCTTCAGCGGTGCAGATCTGACTTCTCCAGGTGGTTGTGTGGAGGGCGACAAGGTGGCAGTGGGTTGTCTAAGGATggacagatttttttttttggttttggctAGTAGATTTGGTGGTGATCAGAGTTTTAGGGTTGGGGTGGCTGTTTACACTTAGACAAATTTGGAGTGGGCTTGAAAGGATTGGACGCTCTGATACCAAGTTGATGCAGAACGCagtagaaaatagaaaataaaaaggaaacaaaacatatcctaggcttcaccacctagaATCTGCCGGCAAACCCTAGGCATCACTACCTAGGGGCGTTTGGCATCACCACCAAACAAAGAGAACAAAGGAGGAGACATTCTCAACTcataataatattcttattcAAATTCAACTGTCTTTCATGATTACATGAGTGCCAGTTAAATAAGTTTTAGGGATTATACTAATATGGAAAacaactaattaaattcaaaaacgAAATTAATCgcaaattaaaagataaaatcttGGCTCCCTGCATCAACAAGGCAGTTGGATAAGTCCAACTCCATGCAAAAATGGCAAGAGCACTCAGTATAAGCAAAAGAGAGATCTGTAGGACTGAATATCTAAATACATTTAGACTTACCTCTTTCAAGGAGTTAAGGCCTTTTTTTATCTTACAATAAATACATTTGAATAAGGTATGGGGAAAACAACATTTAACTTCTAAACCAGTAACAGATCAACTTGAAATAAGACTGAAATAATGTTCTGAAGCATTTGTCTCAACCATGTTACACAATGCTTTCTTCTAAATGTGTTTGTGGGGATGTGGGAATTGGTTTCTATGTTGAAAAACCTTCCAATGCTGGGTATGTCTAAGGAGATATAGGAATTCGTATTGACCAGTGGAATAACCATTCAATGCCCTGTCACTTTGCTGGGACACAGAGACATCCATTCAAATATGATACTGGCATTACTcaaatctgaagaaaaagaagaaactgaacaagcttggttttctttttattattattactttttatgaGATAGTGGGGGAGGGAGGGGAGGTGGGATTTGAACTACAAGCATATGGCACCACAAAGGATGCCATTACCACTGGACTATCAGTTGAACCCCAGCTTACATTTCATTTGGGTAACACAGCTTAGCACCCaaccataaaaattatattgcaCCAGTCTTATAAGAGGAAATTTTATAACCCCCACAAAGAAGTTTCTGCCACTTAATGATTTCAGGAAAGGAATTATAACATACAGAAATGATTAAATATACTCACCTGAGTAATTGCACCAAAGCTGCCAAGGGTAATGTTGGGAATAAAATAAGGTATGCTAAGCTTTACTTTCTTTGGGAAAGCAGCTAGAAAGTGCCCAACTTCCTGCATGTAATTAGCCCTATCACTAGAAATATATCAAAAGATAACATTTATTTAGAAGACCGTTTAATAACATTTAGTAATATCAATATCAGTTGaggaaaaatataaatcaaGAAATAGGTCAAAAGAAGTTAAGGAACCAATAAACACAAGGTTAAGAGGCAGCAAAGATGTATTATAGGGTGAGGTTTGGGTCCAGTGTCCAGTTGCACAGGACCGTTGAGATTTTAACACATGTCCACTTTTTGACACATATCACCATCTTAACAAGTTCAGTGCACTACATGCACTGGACCTAAGCCTCACCCTTATGTCATCTCTTTAGCAATTAATCAACTCAAGTAAAGTGGCTTTTAGATGGGTCTTTCACATTGAGCGGGTGAATAATTTCCTAGTGTCTATTGTTTGCGAAGGTTGTGGTTTTGGCTTGGGATCTAGGGAATTTTAGTACTCCAAGACAATGTACACAACTCATACTTGGATAGCTTTAACCAAATCTAAAATCATATTGTTCCAATAGGAGGAAGAGATTGTCTTTGCAAGACAGGAAATTTTAGTACTTCAAGACAACGTACATAAGCTGTACTTGGCTAGCTTTAACAAAATCTAAAATCATATTATTCCAATAGGAGGAATGGATTGACTTTGCAAGATACcttaatgagattaggattatcaACCTGCATCATTAGGTTGAGCCAAACAACAAATATTATCAAgtggtatttttgtttttttcaaaattggaaAGTTTTTAACCTAAGAATTGGACCTACCCTGGgcaaaaatgatcaaatggtTGTATCTTCAAATGCGAAGAGCAGATAAGTAATAGATTTTAGTGTgcatttaatataaattaacTCACAAAATGGCAGTGGCAATATACAGGATAGTTTGTGGTAGATAATTTTTAAGCTCCAGAATTCTatactcaaaaaatagaaatagaaacaaaaaagtaGATTATGATCTGCATGTAAATGTAGCACAATGTATTATAACACTAATAGAAACTTTTCCCATTGAAATGCATTTATAAAACCTGGGCAGCAAGAGATGATTGTTTACATGAAATAGTAGAACTCCCAAGACACCATATGCCAGGGGCAAAGCAGACTCCACAAAAGGAAATAGCAGTTCCATATCTGGTGGTTCAATGGCATTTGGATCTGTAAAGTATTTCACTACATCTGGTGGAAGTCGATTGATCTGCttcatttaaaaacaaaaaacaaaaaacatgtaATAATGAATGGTAAATTCCCAAAATGACAAACAAATCGATAGTCGATGAACCATCATGATGTCCTAAAACATATAAGAAAGGATTGTGTACTAACATATAAATAGTATGATGTGAACTTGTGTTTTCATTTATACCTGAGATGCAATTCCTAACTCCACAGAGGAGCCAATGGTTAGAAGGAATAACAAGAGAGCAATCACATACTGCCAAAGTGTCGTTGGCCCTGGTTCTGAAACCTCCTTTCGCAGCAAACCAAAGCTAACACGTGGACCACCACGTGGGTCTGGTCCTTCTGAATTGGGTTCCTCAACCATAAAAAGGTTGTACTTATTTCCAGTGACCTCAACCAACTGACTCTGAAGTTTGGCAAACACCTCTTCTCTCTTTCCCCTTAAATTCCCAAGGAAAAGAGTGCCCTCACCAAGGTCTCCAAATGGCTCTTCTTTAGTAACCCAGAAGGTAGAATAGCCAAAAAGCTTATCCTTAATCAACTTTACATCAGCAGGATCGACCTTCTCGGGCCCAAGGAGTTCCATCAGTTTAAAGGAGTCAACCTGGAAACTGTTG
This genomic stretch from Castanea sativa cultivar Marrone di Chiusa Pesio chromosome 9, ASM4071231v1 harbors:
- the LOC142609653 gene encoding putative zinc metalloprotease EGY1, chloroplastic isoform X4, with product MGTLTTSCSFSFSVPVWNRTRRNSSCLLCRVRRQTSCSFSFKSKRKRTTRVDYFNFYRFKCFSSVHNDSNNGDEEESSAEPSTSSATTTTPPDEPTAGDKTTPPSSRPPTISPVGPAYNSFQVDSFKLMELLGPEKVDPADVKLIKDKLFGYSTFWVTKEEPFGDLGEGTLFLGNLRGKREEVFAKLQSQLVEVTGNKYNLFMVEEPNSEGPDPRGGPRVSFGLLRKEVSEPGPTTLWQYVIALLLFLLTIGSSVELGIASQINRLPPDVVKYFTDPNAIEPPDMELLFPFVESALPLAYGVLGVLLFHEVGHFLAAFPKKVKLSIPYFIPNITLGSFGAITQFKSILPDRSTEVDISIAGPVAGAALSFSMFAVGLLLSSNPGAAGDLVQVPSMLFQGSLLLGLITRATLGYACGLTTSAFNMLPVGCLDGGRAVQGAFGKNALIGFGLTTYTLLGLGVLGGPLSLPWGLYVLICQRTPEKPCLNDVTEVGTWRKILVSVCIFLVGLTLLPVWDELAEELGIGLVTTF
- the LOC142609653 gene encoding putative zinc metalloprotease EGY1, chloroplastic isoform X2, encoding MGTLTTSCSFSFSVPVWNRTRRNSSCLLCRVRRQTSCSFSFKSKRKRTTRVDYFNFYRFKCFSSVHNDSNNGDEEESSAEPSTSSATTTTPPDEPTAGDKTTPPSSRPPTISPVGPAYNSFQVDSFKLMELLGPEKVDPADVKLIKDKLFGYSTFWVTKEEPFGDLGEGTLFLGNLRGKREEVFAKLQSQLVEVTGNKYNLFMVEEPNSEGPDPRGGPRVSFGLLRKEVSEPGPTTLWQYVIALLLFLLTIGSSVELGIASQINRLPPDVVKYFTDPNAIEPPDMELLFPFVESALPLAYGVLGVLLFHEVGHFLAAFPKKVKLSIPYFIPNITLGSFGAITQFKSILPDRSTEVDISIAGPVAGAALSFSMFAVGLLLSSNPGAAGDLVQVPSMLFQGSLLLGLITRATLGYAAMHAATVSIHPLVIAGWCGLTTSAFNMLPVGCLDGGRAVQGAFGKNALIGFGLTTYTLLGLGVLGGPLSLPWGLYVLICQRTPEKPCLNDVTEVGTWRKILVSVCIFLVGLTLLPVWDELAEELGIGLVTTF
- the LOC142609653 gene encoding putative zinc metalloprotease EGY1, chloroplastic isoform X3, producing MGTLTTSCSFSFSVPVWNRTRRNSSCLLCRVRRQTSCSFSFKSKRKRTTRVDYFNFYRFKCFSSVHNDSNNGDEEESSAEPSTSSATTTTPPDEPTAGDKTTPPSSRPPTISPVGPAYNSFQVDSFKLMELLGPEKVDPADVKLIKDKLFGYSTFWVTKEEPFGDLGEGTLFLGNLRGKREEVFAKLQSQLVEVTGNKYNLFMVEEPNSEGPDPRGGPRVSFGLLRKEVSEPGPTTLWQYVIALLLFLLTIGSSVELGIASQQINRLPPDVVKYFTDPNAIEPPDMELLFPFVESALPLAYGVLGVLLFHEVGHFLAAFPKKVKLSIPYFIPNITLGSFGAITQFKSILPDRSTEVDISIAGPVAGAALSFSMFAVGLLLSSNPGAAGDLVQVPSMLFQGSLLLGLITRATLGYACGLTTSAFNMLPVGCLDGGRAVQGAFGKNALIGFGLTTYTLLGLGVLGGPLSLPWGLYVLICQRTPEKPCLNDVTEVGTWRKILVSVCIFLVGLTLLPVWDELAEELGIGLVTTF
- the LOC142609653 gene encoding putative zinc metalloprotease EGY1, chloroplastic isoform X1, yielding MGTLTTSCSFSFSVPVWNRTRRNSSCLLCRVRRQTSCSFSFKSKRKRTTRVDYFNFYRFKCFSSVHNDSNNGDEEESSAEPSTSSATTTTPPDEPTAGDKTTPPSSRPPTISPVGPAYNSFQVDSFKLMELLGPEKVDPADVKLIKDKLFGYSTFWVTKEEPFGDLGEGTLFLGNLRGKREEVFAKLQSQLVEVTGNKYNLFMVEEPNSEGPDPRGGPRVSFGLLRKEVSEPGPTTLWQYVIALLLFLLTIGSSVELGIASQQINRLPPDVVKYFTDPNAIEPPDMELLFPFVESALPLAYGVLGVLLFHEVGHFLAAFPKKVKLSIPYFIPNITLGSFGAITQFKSILPDRSTEVDISIAGPVAGAALSFSMFAVGLLLSSNPGAAGDLVQVPSMLFQGSLLLGLITRATLGYAAMHAATVSIHPLVIAGWCGLTTSAFNMLPVGCLDGGRAVQGAFGKNALIGFGLTTYTLLGLGVLGGPLSLPWGLYVLICQRTPEKPCLNDVTEVGTWRKILVSVCIFLVGLTLLPVWDELAEELGIGLVTTF
- the LOC142609653 gene encoding putative zinc metalloprotease EGY1, chloroplastic isoform X5, which gives rise to MGTLTTSCSFSFSVPVWNRTRRNSSCLLCRVRRQTSCSFSFKSKRKRTTRVDYFNFYRFKCFSSVHNDSNNGDEEESSAEPSTSSATTTTPPDEPTAGDKTTPPSSRPPTISPVGPAYNSFQVDSFKLMELLGPEKVDPADVKLIKDKLFGYSTFWVTKEEPFGDLGEGTLFLGNLRGKREEVFAKLQSQLVEVTGNKYNLFMVEEPNSEGPDPRGGPRVSFGLLRKEVSEPGPTTLWQYVIALLLFLLTIGSSVELGIASQQINRLPPDVVKYFTDPNAIEPPDMELLFPFVESALPLAYGVLGVLLFHFKSILPDRSTEVDISIAGPVAGAALSFSMFAVGLLLSSNPGAAGDLVQVPSMLFQGSLLLGLITRATLGYAAMHAATVSIHPLVIAGWCGLTTSAFNMLPVGCLDGGRAVQGAFGKNALIGFGLTTYTLLGLGVLGGPLSLPWGLYVLICQRTPEKPCLNDVTEVGTWRKILVSVCIFLVGLTLLPVWDELAEELGIGLVTTF